The Streptomyces cynarae genome contains a region encoding:
- a CDS encoding sugar kinase has translation MNSAPRTPYLVTVGETLAALSASQPGPLSLGADLRLGLAGAESNVAVGVSRLGGRAVWIGRVSEDALGDLILRELRAEGVTALAVRDPAPTSLLLKERRTAGHHRTRYYRTRTAGAGLTPQDIPEDVVAGAAVLHLTGITPALGDGPAKAVTRAVDIAADAGATISLDINFRSLLWSEEEARNALLPLLRRCDLVFAGVHEARLAVPGTDDPGELARGIRDLGPSGAVIKLGAEGAFALLDGQPHRQPAIPVRVHDSVGAGDAFAAGYLAELLAGEPPEQRLRTAALLGAFAVSTAGDWEGLPRRSELALLDHHDDNVR, from the coding sequence GCAGCCGGGCCCGCTGTCCCTGGGCGCCGATCTGCGTCTAGGGCTCGCCGGAGCGGAGTCGAACGTCGCCGTGGGGGTCAGCCGGCTCGGCGGCCGCGCCGTCTGGATCGGCCGCGTCAGCGAGGACGCGCTCGGCGACCTCATCCTGCGCGAGCTGCGCGCGGAAGGGGTCACCGCCCTCGCCGTACGCGACCCCGCCCCCACGTCGCTCCTGCTGAAGGAACGGCGCACCGCCGGCCACCACCGTACGCGCTACTACCGCACCCGCACGGCCGGTGCCGGACTGACCCCGCAGGACATCCCCGAAGACGTCGTCGCCGGCGCGGCCGTCCTGCACCTCACCGGGATCACACCCGCGTTGGGCGACGGACCCGCGAAGGCCGTCACGCGGGCCGTGGACATCGCCGCCGACGCGGGAGCGACCATCTCACTCGACATCAACTTCCGCTCCCTGCTGTGGAGCGAGGAGGAGGCCAGGAACGCCCTGCTGCCGCTGCTGCGCCGCTGCGACCTGGTCTTCGCGGGAGTGCACGAGGCCCGGCTCGCTGTCCCCGGCACCGACGACCCCGGGGAACTCGCCCGGGGCATCCGCGACCTCGGCCCGTCCGGTGCCGTGATCAAACTGGGTGCCGAGGGAGCGTTCGCCCTCCTCGACGGACAGCCCCACCGGCAGCCCGCGATACCCGTGCGCGTGCACGACTCCGTGGGCGCGGGCGACGCCTTCGCCGCCGGATACCTCGCCGAACTGCTCGCGGGTGAGCCACCCGAGCAGCGGCTGAGGACGGCTGCCCTCCTCGGCGCCTTCGCGGTCAGCACCGCGGGCGACTGGGAGGGCCTGCCCCGCCGCTCCGAACTGGCCCTGCTCGACCACCACGACGACAACGTCCGCTGA
- the arfA gene encoding arabinosylfuranosidase ArfA — translation MSAPTTTPARFTLDSAFGIGTVHPRLYGSFMEHLGRCVYSGLYEPGHPAADPAGLRQDVLALIRELGVTTVRYPGGNFVSGYRWEDTVGPRKERPARLDLAWKTTETNEFGLGEFMDFCRKTGTEPMMAVNLGTRGVEDALRLLEYSNHPGGTELSDLRIAHGGGEPYGIKMWCLGNEMDGPWQIGHKTAEEYGRLAAETARAMRMIEPDLELVACGSSGSGMSTFAAWEATVLEAAYDLVDHVSLHAYYEETDGDRDSFLASAVDMEHFIESVVATCDHVRARLKATKRINLSFDEWNVWYQSRPNPHHVEEWQQAPRLLEDVYTVTDAVVFGSLLIALLRHADRVTAASLAQLVNVIAPIMTEPGGPAWRQTTFFPFAQASRYGRGRVLRVEVDGPTYPTARFGDVPLLHATAVTDDETGAVTVFTVNRSQSEALPLEIDLRGVDAHTVEEHLVLSDADPDARNTLDHPDRVTPHPATGTLVKDGVLRAGLEPLSWNMIRLTRTQS, via the coding sequence ATGTCCGCCCCCACCACGACCCCCGCACGCTTCACCCTCGACTCGGCCTTCGGGATCGGAACCGTCCACCCCCGTCTGTACGGGTCGTTCATGGAACACCTGGGCCGCTGCGTCTACAGCGGTCTGTACGAACCGGGCCACCCCGCCGCCGACCCCGCCGGCCTGCGGCAGGACGTGCTCGCGCTGATCCGGGAGCTGGGCGTCACCACCGTGCGCTACCCGGGCGGCAACTTCGTCTCCGGCTACCGCTGGGAGGACACCGTCGGACCGCGTAAGGAGCGGCCGGCACGCCTCGACCTCGCCTGGAAGACCACCGAGACCAACGAGTTCGGCCTCGGCGAGTTCATGGACTTCTGCCGCAAGACCGGCACGGAGCCCATGATGGCCGTCAACCTCGGCACCCGCGGAGTGGAGGACGCGCTACGGCTGCTGGAGTACAGCAACCACCCGGGCGGCACCGAACTGTCCGACCTGCGCATCGCCCACGGCGGTGGGGAGCCGTACGGCATCAAGATGTGGTGCCTGGGCAACGAGATGGACGGCCCCTGGCAGATCGGCCACAAGACGGCCGAGGAGTACGGGCGGCTCGCCGCCGAGACCGCCCGCGCCATGAGGATGATCGAGCCGGACCTGGAACTGGTTGCGTGCGGCAGCTCGGGCTCCGGGATGTCCACCTTCGCCGCCTGGGAGGCGACCGTTCTCGAAGCCGCGTACGACCTGGTCGACCACGTCTCGCTGCACGCGTACTACGAGGAGACCGACGGCGACCGGGACTCCTTCCTCGCCTCCGCGGTCGACATGGAGCACTTCATCGAGTCGGTCGTGGCCACCTGCGACCACGTCCGCGCCAGGCTGAAGGCGACCAAGCGCATCAACCTCTCCTTCGACGAGTGGAACGTCTGGTACCAGAGCCGGCCCAACCCGCATCACGTCGAGGAATGGCAGCAGGCGCCGCGCCTGCTGGAGGACGTCTACACCGTCACCGACGCCGTGGTGTTCGGCTCCCTGCTGATCGCCCTGCTGCGGCACGCCGACCGGGTCACCGCCGCCTCCCTCGCCCAGCTCGTCAACGTCATCGCGCCGATCATGACCGAGCCGGGCGGGCCCGCCTGGCGGCAGACCACCTTCTTCCCCTTCGCCCAGGCATCCCGGTACGGCCGCGGCCGGGTGCTGCGCGTCGAGGTGGACGGCCCCACGTACCCCACGGCCCGGTTCGGCGATGTGCCCCTGCTGCACGCCACCGCCGTGACCGACGACGAAACCGGCGCCGTCACCGTGTTCACCGTCAACCGGAGCCAGAGCGAGGCGCTGCCGCTCGAGATCGACCTGCGCGGCGTCGACGCGCACACCGTCGAGGAGCACCTGGTGCTGTCCGACGCCGACCCC
- a CDS encoding lactonase family protein: MPTPASSGPLLVLTGSYTPDTGGDGAGLDVVRFDPASGRPAPESGLPPLPVSGASFLAAHPTLDVFYSTNETDPGTVTAVTRQPDGALAALGTPVAGGGTNPCHLTVHPDGRWLLTANYGSDTEPGTVAVHRLDEHGRVSGPTDVVVHEGSGPVTGRQEGSHAHQVVVDPAGRFVLATDLGADAVFAYVLDTRAGTLAQSAVSRLRAGSGPRHLAFAPGGELVFSSDELSSTVTCHHYDAQTGILTEGSAVPATTAQDVDNYPGGIVASPCGRFVWVTNRGADTVAAFRITGSGLTPIGEVPSGGTWPRGLTLTAGHLLVANQHSGTLAALRVRDDGTLEQPAPAASLPSVVCTLPL; this comes from the coding sequence ATGCCCACACCTGCCTCGTCCGGCCCCCTCCTCGTCCTCACCGGCTCCTACACACCCGACACCGGGGGCGACGGCGCCGGACTCGACGTCGTGCGCTTCGATCCGGCGAGCGGCCGTCCGGCCCCCGAGAGCGGACTGCCACCGCTGCCCGTCAGCGGCGCCTCCTTCCTGGCGGCGCACCCGACCCTGGACGTCTTCTACAGCACGAACGAGACCGACCCCGGAACCGTCACCGCGGTCACCCGGCAGCCCGACGGCGCCCTGGCGGCCCTGGGCACCCCGGTCGCCGGCGGCGGGACGAACCCGTGCCATCTGACCGTCCACCCCGACGGCCGCTGGCTGCTGACCGCCAACTACGGCAGCGACACGGAACCCGGCACCGTGGCCGTGCACCGGCTCGACGAGCACGGGCGGGTGAGCGGGCCGACCGACGTCGTCGTGCACGAGGGTTCGGGCCCGGTCACCGGACGGCAGGAGGGCAGCCACGCCCACCAGGTCGTCGTCGACCCGGCGGGCCGCTTCGTGCTGGCCACCGACCTGGGCGCGGACGCGGTGTTCGCCTATGTGCTGGACACCCGCGCCGGAACGCTCGCACAGAGCGCGGTGAGCCGGCTGCGCGCGGGCTCCGGCCCCCGCCATCTCGCGTTCGCCCCCGGTGGCGAGCTGGTGTTCAGCAGCGACGAGCTCTCCTCCACCGTCACCTGCCACCACTACGACGCCCAGACGGGGATCCTGACGGAGGGCTCCGCCGTGCCCGCCACCACGGCCCAGGACGTCGACAACTATCCCGGCGGGATCGTCGCCTCGCCGTGCGGGCGCTTCGTGTGGGTGACCAACCGCGGAGCGGACACGGTGGCCGCGTTCCGGATCACCGGCTCCGGCCTGACACCGATCGGCGAGGTCCCCAGCGGCGGCACCTGGCCCCGCGGCCTCACCCTGACGGCCGGTCACCTCCTCGTCGCCAACCAGCACAGCGGCACCCTCGCCGCGCTACGGGTCCGGGACGACGGCACCCTCGAACAGCCCGCCCCGGCGGCATCCCTGCCGTCGGTGGTCTGCACGCTTCCCCTCTGA